Below is a genomic region from Bordetella pertussis 18323.
TTACCGCCCACAGACCAATGGCAAGGCCGAACGCTTCATCCAGTCGGCCTTGCGTGAGTGGGCTTACGCTCACACCTACCAGAACTCCCAACACCGAGCCGATGCCATGAAATCCTGGCTACACCACTACAACTGGCATCGACCCCACCAAGGCATCGGGCGCGCTGTACCCATCTCCAGACTCAACCTGGACGAATACAACCTATTGACAGTTCACAACTAGCCGGAGTCAAGGGCAAAATCTGCCACAAATAGCCCATTCGATTGGGACTGAATCATGCATAATTTCGTGGCAATACGTACAAATAGGAGAAGCGGTGTCTGAAGCCGGGCGCTGTACTCGCGAATAGGGGGCTCAGTGGGCTTGGATGACCTGGTGGGGCAATGGCTGTTGCCGGGCATGGCGCTGGCGGCGGTTGGAGTTTTCTTCTGTATCAAAGGATATTTGCTGCGCCGCCAGATGGCACGCGATGCGCTGACCGATGCGCTGACCGTGGGCGAATTGCGCCGCCGCGTGCATGCGCTGGTGCTCGGCAAGCGCCAGCGTGTATATAGCGGGGCGATGTTCCTGGTAGAAGTGGTGCACCATCCCGAGCTGAGCGCCATGCTCGGCCTCGAAGACAACAAGCTGCTGCTGGCCATGATTGCGCAGCGCTTGCAGATGTAATCCGATTATTTCCAGGTGGCGCGCCATTCTTCGGACTCGTTCATGGTGTGGGCGCCCGATCTGGACCCGCGCTCGGCGCGCGACGTGGCGCCCGAGGTTCTCGATGCGCTGTCGCAGCCGTACGAGTTGCGTGGCCAGCCCCTGATCGTGGGGTTCCGCCTCAGCGGGGCGCTGTATGCCCAGCATGGCGCCTGTTTCGACGAGCTCGAGCGCTCCCTGCATATCGCAATGCTGCACCTGGACGAGAGCGCCGGGGCGGCCTGGAACATGTTCGAGCCGTCCATGCTCGAACACCAGCGTCATTACCAGGGTCTCGAGCACGACCTGCGCGTGGCCCTGGTTTCCTCCTCGATGGATCAGTTCGAGGTCTGCTACCAGCCCGTCTGCGACAGCGTCACCGGCACCATCTACGGCTGCGAGGCCTTGCTGCGCTGGCATCACCCGGTCCATGGCGACGTTTCTCCGGCGCTGGTCATCGAACTGGCCGAGCGTACCGGGCTGATCGTGCCGCTGGGTGCATGGGTGCTGGAGACGGCGTGTTCGCGCGCGATCACCTGGCCGGCGGCCTGGCGCCTGCACGTCAACGTGTCGGTGCGCCAGATGTACGCCGACGAGCTGCCCGCGCAGGTGGCGCTGGCGCTGGCCGCCAGCCGCCTGAGCGCGCAGCGGCTGGTCCTGGAGATCACCGAGTCGCTGTTCATCCAGCAGTACGAGCGCCATGTGGCCACGCTCAATGGCATGCGCGCCAAGGGGGGGCGGGTGGCGCTGGATGACTTCGGCGCGGGCTATTCCAGCCTCACGCACCTGCGCCGGCTGCCGATCGACTGGGTCAAGCTGGATCGCGGCTTCGTGGCCGAGATCGAGTTCGACGCCGTCAGCCGCGAGGTGGTGTCGGCCCTGATGGGGATGTGCCGGGCCCTGGGCCTGGCGGTGGTGGCCGAAGGGGTGGAGACGCCGGCGCAGCGCGAGATCCTCAAGGCGCTGGGGTGTCGGGAAATGCAGGGTTTTCTGCTGGGCAGGCCGGTTTCGGCCGAGCGGATCCGGGAATTGGGCGCGGCAGTGTCATAATCGGGGTTGACCGTAACCCCGTTTTCGCGCGAAGCCTTCTTATGTCCGGCAATACTCTGGGAACCCTTTTCTGCGTCACGAATTTTGGCGAGTCGCATGGCCCGGCCATCGGCTGTGTGGTGGACGGCTGCCCGCCCGGGCTGCCGCTGGAGGCCGCCGACATCCAGGCCGAGCTCGACCGGCGCCGCCCCGGCACGTCGCGCCACGTCACGCAGCGCCAGGAAGCCGACCAGGTCGAGATCCTGTCGGGCGTGTACGAAGGGGTCACCACGGGCACGCCCATCGGGCTGCTGATCCGCAACACCGACGCGCGCAGCAAGGATTACTCCAATATCGCCGACACCTTCCGGCCCGGCCACGCCGACTTCGCCTATTGGCGCAAGTACGGCGTGCGCGACCCGCGTGGCGGCGGGCGCTCGTCGGCGCGCCTGACCGCGCCCACGGTGGCCGCCGGCGCGATCGCCAAGAAATGGCTGGCCAGCCAGTTCGGGGTGCGGGTGCGCGGGTACATGAGCCAACTGGGCCCCATCGCCATCCCGTTCTCCAGCTGGGACGACGTGCCGGGCAATGCCTTCTACGCGCCCAACGCGGCCGTGGTGCCCGAACTGGAAGCCTACATGGACCAGCTGCGCCGCGACGGCGGCTCGGTCGGCGCGCGCATCGAGGTGGTGGCCGAAGGGCTGCCGGCAGGGTGGGGCGAGCCCATCTACGATCGCCTCGATGCGGACATCGCCCACGCCATGATGGGCCTGAACGCGGTCAAGGGCGTGTCGCTGGGCGCTGGCTTCGAGAGCATCGCGCAGCGCGGTTCCGAGCACGGCGACGAGATCACCCCGGAAGGCTTCGCCAGCAATCACGCGGGCGGCGTGCTGGGCGGCATTTCGACCGGCCAGCCGATTACCGTGTCGCTGGCGATCAAGCCCACTTCCAGCATCCGGGTCGAACGGCGCTCGGTCAACCGCGCCGGCGAGCCGGTGATGGTGCAGACTCTCGGCCGCCACGATCCTTGCGTGGGCATCCGCGCCACGCCCATCGCCGAGGCGCTGCTGGCGCTGGTGCTCATCGACCATGCGTTGCGCCAGCGCGCCCAGTGCGGCGGATAGCGCGGCGCATGTGCCTTGCCCAGGGAGGCAACCATGAAACCCGTCATCCAGACTTTCCTGCGCGCCGCCGCCGTGGCCGGCCTGGCGCTGCTGGCCGGCTGCGCCGGCGTCAGCACGACGCAGTCCGGCGCGATCGGCGTGGACCGCACCCAATACATGTCGAGCCTGGTGCCCGAGCAGGCGCTGGTGCAGGAGGCCGGGCAGCAGTATGCCGAGATCGTCCAGGAGGCCCGCGCCAAGGGGCTGCTTGACCGCGACCCGGCGCAATTGTCGCGCGTGCGCGCCATTTCCCAGCGCCTGATCGCGCAGACCGGGGTGTTTCGCGCCGACGCGGCCAACTGGCCATGGGAAGTGCATGTGCTGTCGGTCGACGAGGTCAACGCCTGGTGCATGCCCGGCGGCAAGATTGCCGTCTACACGGGCCTGCTCGCCCATATCAAGCCGACCGACGACGAACTGGCGGCGGTGCTGGGCCACGAGATCGCGCATGCGTTGCGCGAGCACGCGCGCGAGCGCGTCTCGCAGCAGATGGCGACCAGCATCGGCCTGTCGGTGCTGTCCATGGCCACCGGTTCGCCCGGCGCGTCCGACCTGGGCGGCAAGCTGACCGAAGTCATGTTCACCTTGCCCAACAGCCGCACGCACGAGACCGAGGCCGATCGCATGGGCGTCGAACTGGCCGCGCGCGCCGGTTTCGATCCGCGCGCCGCCGTCACGCTGTGGCAGAAAATGGGCGCGGCCGACGGCAATGCGCCGCCGGAGTTCCTGTCCACCCACCCGTCGGCCAGTACCCGCATCGGCGAATTGCAGCAGGCCTTGCAGAAGGTATTGCCGCTGTACGAGCAGGCGCGCGGCCAGGCCGCCAAATAGGCCGCGCGTTCAGGCCGGGCTGACGGGCGCGGCCAGGCGCGCGATCGTGGTGTCCAGCGGCCAGGCCAGGCGCTCGACGAGATCGGCGACCGCGTCGTAGTCGTCCAGGGCCACGCGCGGCAGGGTGCCGTGCGGCGGCGCGGCGTCGCAGGCGATGGCGCCGATGCTCGGGTCGTCGGGGAACAGCCACGGCTTGCCGTTGGCGTGGCGATGCACCTCTATCTTGATATGCGCGTTGCGCTTGAAGCCTTCGACCAGGATGAAGTCGACCGGGCACATGCGCGCCAGCAGCTCGCCCAGCTCGGGTTCGGGTTCGTCGCGCAGTTCGTGCATCAGCGCCCAGCGCGCCGACGAGGCGATCAGCACTTCGGTCGCGCCGGCTTCGCGGTGGCGGAACGAGTCCTTGCCCGGCGTGTCGATATCGAAGGTATGGTGGGCGTGCTTGAGCGTGGAGACG
It encodes:
- the mobB gene encoding molybdopterin-guanine dinucleotide biosynthesis protein B, which codes for MTRIIGFAGWSGAGKTQLLSRLIPCLKARGHSVSTLKHAHHTFDIDTPGKDSFRHREAGATEVLIASSARWALMHELRDEPEPELGELLARMCPVDFILVEGFKRNAHIKIEVHRHANGKPWLFPDDPSIGAIACDAAPPHGTLPRVALDDYDAVADLVERLAWPLDTTIARLAAPVSPA
- a CDS encoding M48 family metallopeptidase; this encodes MKPVIQTFLRAAAVAGLALLAGCAGVSTTQSGAIGVDRTQYMSSLVPEQALVQEAGQQYAEIVQEARAKGLLDRDPAQLSRVRAISQRLIAQTGVFRADAANWPWEVHVLSVDEVNAWCMPGGKIAVYTGLLAHIKPTDDELAAVLGHEIAHALREHARERVSQQMATSIGLSVLSMATGSPGASDLGGKLTEVMFTLPNSRTHETEADRMGVELAARAGFDPRAAVTLWQKMGAADGNAPPEFLSTHPSASTRIGELQQALQKVLPLYEQARGQAAK
- a CDS encoding putative bifunctional diguanylate cyclase/phosphodiesterase, with the protein product MARHSSDSFMVWAPDLDPRSARDVAPEVLDALSQPYELRGQPLIVGFRLSGALYAQHGACFDELERSLHIAMLHLDESAGAAWNMFEPSMLEHQRHYQGLEHDLRVALVSSSMDQFEVCYQPVCDSVTGTIYGCEALLRWHHPVHGDVSPALVIELAERTGLIVPLGAWVLETACSRAITWPAAWRLHVNVSVRQMYADELPAQVALALAASRLSAQRLVLEITESLFIQQYERHVATLNGMRAKGGRVALDDFGAGYSSLTHLRRLPIDWVKLDRGFVAEIEFDAVSREVVSALMGMCRALGLAVVAEGVETPAQREILKALGCREMQGFLLGRPVSAERIRELGAAVS
- the aroC gene encoding chorismate synthase, with the translated sequence MSGNTLGTLFCVTNFGESHGPAIGCVVDGCPPGLPLEAADIQAELDRRRPGTSRHVTQRQEADQVEILSGVYEGVTTGTPIGLLIRNTDARSKDYSNIADTFRPGHADFAYWRKYGVRDPRGGGRSSARLTAPTVAAGAIAKKWLASQFGVRVRGYMSQLGPIAIPFSSWDDVPGNAFYAPNAAVVPELEAYMDQLRRDGGSVGARIEVVAEGLPAGWGEPIYDRLDADIAHAMMGLNAVKGVSLGAGFESIAQRGSEHGDEITPEGFASNHAGGVLGGISTGQPITVSLAIKPTSSIRVERRSVNRAGEPVMVQTLGRHDPCVGIRATPIAEALLALVLIDHALRQRAQCGG